CGCAGCGCGGCGGCGGCCACGGCGGCGGCGCGGTGACGGTCGAGTCCCACCACCACCAGTGGTCCGCGTTCCGAACCGCGTTCCCGGCTACGGACGGCCAGGACCGCCGCGCGTTCGGCCAGCACCTCGGCCCGTCCGTTCCGGCTGCCCACCACGTCGACGTGCCGCCCAGGGTGCAGCAGCTTCGCCGTCGCGTCGTCGGCGGGGCGGATGGCGACGGCGGCCTCGTTCGTCTCGCCCGAGGTGAGCTCGGCGAGCTGCTCGTCGAGCAGACTCAGATCGGTCAGTGGTTCGCCCCGGCGAGCGGCGCGAGCCAGCACGCCGCCGGTGGCTCGTTCCCGCTGTCGCAGCACCCCGTCGGGGGCGAGTTCTGCGGGCATCCGAACCATGTTCACATCTTCGGTGGTGAGGCGGTGCCCCGGTTCGAGGTCGTGGGAGGCGGTCAGCACCGCCACTCCGCTCGGCGTCGTCCCGGACACGGCGGGCAACGCGTACCAGCCCGCCGTCAGCAGGAGTGCGACCACCAGGGCACGACGCAGCAGTACGATCCGCCTGGCGTGTATTCGCAGCACATCGCCCGCGCGTTCCCGTGCCCGTCGCCACCGCTGCCCGTTGGCCCCACCCTGTCGCAACACGGCCTCCCCGCTCGGCTACTGGTGATTCCGGTCACCCTGAGCCTAGAGCGGCGACAGCGGTCCCGACTCCTTCGATCGCTTCCGCTGTGGACCGCTGAGCCGGCTGTGGAAATCCTCGTTCGTCCGGTCTCGCGCCGTGCCCCCGCGAGCCGGTGACAAGCGGTGCTCGGACGGGGGTGGGCCGGTTGGTGGGACGAGCGTTCGGTGGGTGGAGCGTGACGAGTCCGCCTCAGTTCGACGCGGCCGAGGTCTGCGCCTGGTTTCCGGAGGAACTCGACTCCGAGGAGCCGCCGGAACTCCCGTTCGACGAGTCGGATCCGTTGGACCCGGAGCCCGTGGTGGAGCCGTTCCCCGAACCGGAGGAGGAGCTCGACTCGCTCGACGAGTTCGAGCCACGGCTGTCGGTGCGGTAGAACCCGCTGCCCTTGAAGACGACGCCCACCGCGTTGAACTTCTTCCGCAGCCTGCCCGCGCACTCCGGGCACTCGCTGAGCGAGTCCTCGCTCAGCGACTGGAAGGTCTCGAAATCGTGCCCGCAGGCGGTGCAGGCGTACTGGTAAGTGGGCACGGGTCTCATACCTCCGGAATCGGACGGCGACGCGCGACGGCGTCGCGCTCGGTGACACACGTGGTGCCGGGTCCCCGGACACGGAAATTGGCACTCGGCCTTGGAGAGTGCCAACACGATGATGCGGTACGGCGGGGCGTCGACGCAATCGGGCCTGTGTCACAATGCGACGTCGATAATGTCACGTGCCCGGACGTGTCCGGTGGGGGCGCCCCGCCGCGTGAATCACACCGGTAGGCGGGTGAATCCCCGCTCGGGGGTGATGACTCCGGCGACGCGCACGTCGTGTGACTCGGCGGGCAACCGTTCGACGAACTCGGAGTCGCGGACCACAGCCGTGAGCTCGGCCGACTCGTCGGCCAGCGGCAACGTCCGGTCGTAGAAACCGGCGCCCTTGCCCAAGCGTACCCCGTCGCGGTCGACGGCCAGTGCCGGTACCAGTACCGCCCCGGCCTCCGAGACGGCCCGCACGCCCAGGTGGGGAGTGCTCGGTTCCAGCAGCCCGTAGGTGGCGCGCCGAAGCGAGTCCGGACCGTGGTACTCGGCCCATTCCAACGGGTTCCTGCCCGCCACCACGGGAAGCAGCACCCGGTGCCCCCGTGCCACGAGCTCGTCGAGCAGCTCCGGCGATCCCGGCTCGGAGCCCACCGGAACGTAGGCGCAGACCGTGCCGATCCCGGCCTCGGCCAGCCAACCGAGTATCCCAGTCCGCAGCGCGCGGTTCTCCTCGGCGCGGGCCGGTTCGGAGAGGGCGTCGCGTTCCGAGCTCAGACTGCGCCGCCACTGTTCTTTCCGGTTCAGTTCATCAGCTGAGAGCGTCACAGCGACGAAGGGTAGTCAATATCGCTAGGCTCGCGTTTATGAGTAGCCTGACGAGCTCGCAGGCGGCTGCGGCATTCCGCACCGCGATCGTTCCAGCGGCGGGTCTGGGAACTCGCTTTCTGCCGACCACGAAATCCGTGCCCAAGGAGCTGCTGCCGGTCGTCGACACGCCGGGCATCGAGCTGGTCGCCTCCGAGGCGGCCGAGGCGGGCGCCGACCGGCTGGTCGTTGTCACCGCTCCGGACAAGCGCTCGGTGATCGAGTACTTCCAGCCCCAGCCGGAACTGGAAGCGACCCTGGAGGCGAGGGACAAGCGACAATTGCTGCGCAAGGTGCGCAGAGGTCCGGAACTGATCACCGCCGAATCCGCGATCCAGGACAAGGCGCTGGGACTGGGGCACGCCGTGGCGTGCGCCGAGTCGAACCTGGGCGAGGACGAGGACGCGGTGGCGGTGCTGCTTCCCGACGACCTGGTCTACCCCGAGGACGCCGACGAGGCGGGTGTGCTGACCAGGATGTCCGAGATACGTGACCGCTACGGCGGCAGTGTGCTGTGCGCCTTCGACATACCCCCCGAGCAGACCACCTCCTACGGTGTGTTCAACGTTTCGGACACCGAGGAGTCCGACGTCAAACGGGTGCACGGCATGGTGGAGAAGCCCGCCCCGGCGGAAGCGCCCTCCAACCTCGCCGCCGCGGGTCGGTACCTGCTGGACCGAGGGATATTCGACGCGTTGCGGCGCATCGAACCGGGTGCCGGCGGTGAACTGCAACTGACCGATGCCGTAGCGTTGCTGATCGCGGAGGGGCACCCGGTTCACGTCGTGGTCCACCGTGGGACGCGACACGATCTGGGAAATCCCGGCGGTTTCCTGAAAGCCGCGGTTGACTTCGCGCTACGGGACTCCGAGTACGGGACCGACCTGCGGGAGTGGCTGGGCGAACGGCTGAACCGGAGCTGACTTCCGTACCCGCGGTCCCGTGTTCGTACCGGTCAACAGTGTCTTCGCCGAAGAGGTCGACAGCCATGAGATCAGTTGATGAGCAGCTTGCACGGGTACTCGCGGCCGCCGTGCGGCCTTCACCTGTTCGGGTGGCGATAGCGGAGGCGCAGGGACTGTTGTGCGCGGAGGAGGTGGTGGCCGAGCGGGCGCTGCCGGGCGCCGACCAGGCCGCCGTGGACGGCTACGCGGTCCGCGGCGTCGACGTGCGTCACGCCGACAGCGAGCCGGTGGAGCTGCCCGTCGTGGGCGAGGTGGCCGCCGGTTCACGGCAGCCCCGCCGGCTGCAGCCGGGACAGACGGTCTACGTGGCTACCGGGGCGCCGTTGCCGACCCTGTCCGACGCGGTGGTCCCCGCGTCGGACACCGACCAGCACCCCGCCAAGGTCACGATCTGGCGTTCGGTGCCTTCGGCCGCCTTCGTCCGGCGTGAGGGCGCGGACGTGCGCTCCGGTGACGTCGCGGTACGCCGCGGGACGGCGATCGGTCCGGCCCAGGTGGGGCTGCTGGCCGCCATCGGCCGAAGCAAGGTGCTGGTGCACCCCAGGCCACGGGTGTCGTTGATCTCGTTGGGGCCCGAGCTGGTCGATGTGGACCGTACTCCGGGCGCGGGCCAGATCTACGACGTGAACTCCTACGCGCTGGCGGCGGCGGCCAGGGACGCGGGCGCCGATGTGACCAGGGTCGGGATCGTCGATTCCGACCCCCGGCGCCTGCGCGAGGTGGTGGAGGGCAGGCTGCTGCTTTCCGAGGTGGTGGTCATAGCGGGTGCCTCGGGGGGTTCGGCCGGCGCCGAGGTCCGGTCCTGCCTGGAGGAGCTGGGCGATCTCGACACCACGCGAGTGGCCATGCACCCCGGCTCCACCCAGGGTTTCGGGCGCCTCGGTCCCGACCGGGTGCCCACCTTCCTGCTGCCCGCCAATCCCGTGAGCGCTCTCGTCGTCTTCGAGGTGTTGGTCCGGCCGTTGCTGCGCTCGGCGCTGGGCAAGGCCAATCCGCACCGGCGTGCCATCTCGGCGGAGCTGGTCTCGCCGGTCTCCTCCACCAAGGGACGGCGCGGTTTCGTGCGTGGCAGGCTGTTGCGGGACTCCGAGGGCGGCTCCTACCTGGTGCAGCCCGTGGGAGGTTCCGGTGAACACCTGTTGGCCTCGCTGGCCGAGGCCAACTGTCTGATGGTGCTGGACGAGGACGTCACCCAGGCGGTAGCGGGGGAGCGGCTCCAGGTCAGTTTCCTGTCCCAGCGGTCCTGAGGCAGCGGTGGTCCCGGAAGAGTCCGAGCGGGGCCCACTTCGACGGTCAGTGTGACGACCGATGGGAGCCGGTAGTCGTTATGACGGGAGCTGTCCCGGAGTTCGAGCTCGCTGAGGGGAGACACCCCGGTTGGCCCGCCAGGCTCGGCCCGTTGCTGGTGACGGCGGGCAGGGTGGCGTTGCGCCCGCCCAGGCTGCGGGACGCGGCCGCGTGGAGTGAGGTGCGGCTTCGGGACAGGGACTACCTGCGGCGTTGGGAGCCCACGGGTGGTGACTGGAACCAGCGCAACACGAGCACCGCCTGGTTCGGGCAGTGGGGCGCGCTGCGCAGGATGGCCAGGCGCGGCCACGTGCTGCCGTTCGTCATAACCCTGGACGGCGCGCTGGTGGGGCAGCTCACGGTCGGAAACATCATCCGTGGTGCTCTCCGCTCGGGCTGGATCGGTTACTGGGTCTCCCAGTCGAGTGCGGGCGCGGGAGTGGCCACCACCGCCGTGGCCATGGCGGTGGATCACTGCTTCGGGTCCGTCGGGCTGCACCGGCTGGAGGCCACGGTACGACCGGAGAACTCCCCCAGCGTTCGCGTGCTGGAGAAGTCCGGGTTCCGGCGCGAGGGGTTGTTCGAACGCTACCTGGATGTCGCGGGCGCCTGGCGTGATCACTGGGTCTATGCGCTGACCAGGGAGGA
The nucleotide sequence above comes from Actinopolyspora erythraea. Encoded proteins:
- a CDS encoding SAF domain-containing protein; translated protein: MRQGGANGQRWRRARERAGDVLRIHARRIVLLRRALVVALLLTAGWYALPAVSGTTPSGVAVLTASHDLEPGHRLTTEDVNMVRMPAELAPDGVLRQRERATGGVLARAARRGEPLTDLSLLDEQLAELTSGETNEAAVAIRPADDATAKLLHPGRHVDVVGSRNGRAEVLAERAAVLAVRSRERGSERGPLVVVGLDRHRAAAVAAAALRETVTMTLR
- a CDS encoding FmdB family zinc ribbon protein → MPTYQYACTACGHDFETFQSLSEDSLSECPECAGRLRKKFNAVGVVFKGSGFYRTDSRGSNSSSESSSSSGSGNGSTTGSGSNGSDSSNGSSGGSSESSSSGNQAQTSAASN
- a CDS encoding 5-formyltetrahydrofolate cyclo-ligase produces the protein MTLSADELNRKEQWRRSLSSERDALSEPARAEENRALRTGILGWLAEAGIGTVCAYVPVGSEPGSPELLDELVARGHRVLLPVVAGRNPLEWAEYHGPDSLRRATYGLLEPSTPHLGVRAVSEAGAVLVPALAVDRDGVRLGKGAGFYDRTLPLADESAELTAVVRDSEFVERLPAESHDVRVAGVITPERGFTRLPV
- a CDS encoding UTP--glucose-1-phosphate uridylyltransferase, whose product is MSSLTSSQAAAAFRTAIVPAAGLGTRFLPTTKSVPKELLPVVDTPGIELVASEAAEAGADRLVVVTAPDKRSVIEYFQPQPELEATLEARDKRQLLRKVRRGPELITAESAIQDKALGLGHAVACAESNLGEDEDAVAVLLPDDLVYPEDADEAGVLTRMSEIRDRYGGSVLCAFDIPPEQTTSYGVFNVSDTEESDVKRVHGMVEKPAPAEAPSNLAAAGRYLLDRGIFDALRRIEPGAGGELQLTDAVALLIAEGHPVHVVVHRGTRHDLGNPGGFLKAAVDFALRDSEYGTDLREWLGERLNRS
- the glp gene encoding molybdotransferase-like divisome protein Glp, with the protein product MRSVDEQLARVLAAAVRPSPVRVAIAEAQGLLCAEEVVAERALPGADQAAVDGYAVRGVDVRHADSEPVELPVVGEVAAGSRQPRRLQPGQTVYVATGAPLPTLSDAVVPASDTDQHPAKVTIWRSVPSAAFVRREGADVRSGDVAVRRGTAIGPAQVGLLAAIGRSKVLVHPRPRVSLISLGPELVDVDRTPGAGQIYDVNSYALAAAARDAGADVTRVGIVDSDPRRLREVVEGRLLLSEVVVIAGASGGSAGAEVRSCLEELGDLDTTRVAMHPGSTQGFGRLGPDRVPTFLLPANPVSALVVFEVLVRPLLRSALGKANPHRRAISAELVSPVSSTKGRRGFVRGRLLRDSEGGSYLVQPVGGSGEHLLASLAEANCLMVLDEDVTQAVAGERLQVSFLSQRS
- a CDS encoding GNAT family N-acetyltransferase encodes the protein MTGAVPEFELAEGRHPGWPARLGPLLVTAGRVALRPPRLRDAAAWSEVRLRDRDYLRRWEPTGGDWNQRNTSTAWFGQWGALRRMARRGHVLPFVITLDGALVGQLTVGNIIRGALRSGWIGYWVSQSSAGAGVATTAVAMAVDHCFGSVGLHRLEATVRPENSPSVRVLEKSGFRREGLFERYLDVAGAWRDHWVYALTREEIPEGAVTALIRAGRAERP